In Topomyia yanbarensis strain Yona2022 chromosome 2, ASM3024719v1, whole genome shotgun sequence, one DNA window encodes the following:
- the LOC131680472 gene encoding uncharacterized protein LOC131680472, which yields MDNAAKKRRVPHSEEVIKRCLDAISNGTAIKTACRLHGIPRSTIKFRLSKHYKHQPRPGPAPALNQADELELPESVTKASANVTESDIRKWFKEVLGILHEEKVADILSDPRRILNGDEACFYLDPMINKVIARRGERNVYKVDQGPAKKNITVMFTCSADGVMFPPMIVLPYKKIPMEVTKSVPAEWGLGKTDNGWMNKECFLKYIKHILHPQLVKANLLPVIYFVDGHSSHTPWETAEECSKLGIILICLYANCTRILQPLDVAVFKPLKTAWLKVTDDWKISNPNQHVKTENFSCLLEKAMESIDDRIIGNGFKACGLFPFDENSVDYSKCLARNSSNIDQNNPQHGNCHEMNVSAVSSSKTFPVSHADAQEVLDMMGRSRRIRYREGNDMYSMSEEDQILAKVYNIFKPMDVVENQTIEEHFIEDQSMTEERTSEMHVEEDFQFEFVKIDELCVDNLSGTSQQSNGKSELAKFLESPETPKRTGTLRFKRRSPAVLTSRRRLEYHKAKAEEKRKVEEEKQRKAELRKKNKKPPRKHIN from the exons ATGGACAACGCCGCCAAAAAGCGTAGAGTTCCCCACTCGGAGGAGGTGATTAAACGTTGCTTGGATGCAATCAGCAATGGAACGGCAATTAAAACAGCTTGTCGACTGCACGGCATTCCCAGGTCCACTATCAAGTTCCGGTTGAGCAAACACTATAAACATCAACCGCGACCTGGACCAGCACCGGCACTAAACCAAGCGGACGAACTTGAGCTT CCGGAGAGTGTCACGAAAGCTAGTGCGAACGTAACCGAGTCCGACATTAGAAAGTGGTTTAAAGAGGTTTTAGGAATTCTTCACGAAGAGAAGGTAGCCGACATTCTTTCCGATCCAAGAAGAATTCTTAACGGCGACGAAGCCTGCTTCTACTTGGATCCGATGATCAACAAAGTGATTGCTAGGAGAGGTGAGCGAAACGTGTATAAAGTTGATCAGGGACCGGCGAAGAAAAATATCACGGTGATGTTTACTTGCTCTGCTGATGGTGTAATGTTTCCCCCAATGATAGTGTTGCCGTACAAAAAAATTCCTATGGAAGTTACGAAGAGCGTGCCCGCTGAATGGGGATTGGGCAAGACGGACAACGGATGGATGAATAAAGAATGTTTCTTAAAGTACATCAAACATATCTTGCATCCTCAGCTAGTTAAGGCAAACTTGCTTCCGGTTATTTATTTTGTTGATGGACACTCTTCGCACACACCATGGGAAACAGCAGAAGAATGCAGTAAACTTGGCATTATCCTTATCTGCTTGTATGCAAACTGCACAAGGATTTTACAACCTTTGGACGTTGCAGTTTTCAAACCACTGAAAACGGCATGGCTAAAAGTGACAGATGACTGGAAAATCAGCAATCCAAATCAACACGTAAAAACGGAAAATTTTTCGTGCCTTCTGGAAAAGGCGATGGAATCGATCGATGATCGCATTATTGGAAATGGGTTTAAAGCATGCGGATTATTTCCATTCGATGAAAATAGCGTCGATTACTCCAAATGTCTCGCTCGCAACAGTTCCAATATAGATCAGAATAATCCACAACACGGAAACTGCCATGAAATGAATGTTAGCGCTGTAAGTAGTTCGAAAACTTTCCCAGTAAGTCATGCTGATGCGCAAGAAGTACTTGATATGATGGGTCGGTCCCGGCGCATCCGATACCGCGAGGGAAATGATATGTATTCTATGTCAGAGGAAGACCAGATTCTTGCGAAAGTTTACAATATCTTCAAACCAATGGATGTCgtcgaaaatcaaacgattgaggaacattttATTGAAGACCAAAGCATGACCGAAGAAAGGACTTCTGAAATGCACGTTGAAGAAGATTTTCAATTCGAGTTTGTTAAAATCGACGAATTATGTGTTGACAATCTAAGCGGTACATCACAGCAAAGTAATGGTAAGAGTGAGCTTGCCAAATTCCTGGAATCGCCTGAAACACCCAAACGAACAGGAACATTacgattcaagcgacgtagtcctGCCGTTTTAACATCGCGCCGTAGACttgaataccacaaggcgaaagctgaagaaaaaaggaaagtagAAGAAGAGAAGCAAAGAAAAGCTGAACTTAGAAAGAAGAACAAGAAACCACCTCGTAAGCATATTAATTAA